CGGAAGACAAAACGCCCTGTTTACGGAGCTTGTAATAGAGGATGAAGGCAGCGGCATTGCACCGGAGGATCTGCCGCATCTGTTTGAGCGGTTTTACAAAGGCAAAAACGCATCCAATGAAAGCATCGGCATAGGACTGGCGCTCACCAGAATGATTCTGCTCAGAGAAAAAGCAAGCATTAAGGCAGAAAACCGATGTGAAAAGGGTGCCCGGTTTATTATACGGTTTTATCATGCCACTGAATGAAAGCGGAGGTTTTTATGGGAATTTGGGAACTAATTTTAATTGCGGTCGGCCTATCTATGGATGCATTTGCCGTATCGGTCTGTAAAGGACTTTCTGTGAGTAAGATACGGATGCGGCATGCACTCACGGTGGGGCTTTATTTCGGGGGCTTTCAGGCGCTTATGCCGGCGATTGGCTACCTGCTGGGCACGAGCTTTCAACAGGCCATTGTCAGCATCGATCATTGGATTGCCTTTTTGCTGCTGAGCGCTATTGGCGTGAACATGATCCGGGAGGCCTGCAGTAAGGAAGAGGAGTCAGTCAATGATTCCTTCAGCGTCAAAACGATGATTCCGCTGGCCGTGGCTACGAGTATTGACGCGCTGGCTGTGGGCGTAACCTTTGCATTTTTACAGGTGCAGATCATACCGGCGGTACTTTTGATTGGCAGCATCACCTGCATCCTGTCGATGATCGGTTTAAAGCTTGGCAATGTGTTTGGCGACCGCTATCAAAAAAAGGCAGAGCTTGCCGGAGGCATTGTGCTCATCGGCATGGGGCTTAAGATCTTGCTGGAGCATCTAGGCGTGCTGTAAACTACATAGGGTTTAAGTAAAATGTAAGTTTAATGTAAGGACATAGAGGAAGGTTTATGATAAAATAAAGGAACAAAGCGAGTCCAAGAATCCCGCAGGGATGGCAAATCACACGAAGGGAGAGCCTAGAGAAATGAAGCTGCGCCACGGCATAGGAATTTTGGTGCTGTCGGTATACGGCATATTGATTATCATAACGGCGTTCAAATGCTACCGCCTCTATAGCCATATTGCGATAGAGGGGCAGATGATAGAACGCATTGAAAATATCCGAAAGGATCCGGACTATCTTATCCTAGAAGAGGTGCCGGACTATTACATAGATGCGCTGATCCAGATTGAGGATGAACGGTTTTACCAGCATAAGGGCATCGATTATCTGCTGCTGCTCAAGGATATGAATCCATTAAAAAAATGGGAGCATATCTCGATCACAGAGCAGGTGATCCGTAATTTATATACAGATGAAAAAAGAGGTATTGCGCCGCGCATTGTCTGCTGCATACTGGCACAAAATCTGGAAGGCAGCTATACAAAGCAGGAGATTCTGGAGCTGTACTTAAACACACAGCCATTTGGAAAGGACTGCATAGGGCTTGCCAAAGCCAGCGAGCGGTATTTTCACAAGCCGCCTGCAGAGCTTTCTGAAGAAGAATGCAGGGAGCTGCTCGCGCATCAGTGCTGCCCGGCAGACCGCATCAAAGGAATGGAAAAGGTAGAAGAAGGCCTGAGCAGCGGTCAGAGTATGCGCAGGCAGTTAGAGGCCTGGCTGTACCGAATGGGGCTGCGCTGGCTGCAAAGCATGAGTATGCAGTGAATACAGGTCCGTGCGGCGGTGCCGCAAAAGAGGCAGTTGTTCCCGCACCTGATCCGTATAGGAGAGATCGAGGCGGGTCAGCTGCATGGCTTCCTTTTCGTCCAGCATCGAGACGACACTGCCCCATGGGTCTGCAATAATGCTGTGTCCCCAGGAGTGATAGGAGGCGCTCAGGTCGCGGCTGGGCGCAGTGCCTACAGCATATATCTGATTACTTAGCGCCTGAGACCGAAATGTGAGCTCCCAATGCGCTGGGCCGGTCGTCATATTAAAGGCGGCCGGGACGAGCAGCAGGCGGGCGCCCTGCAACGTCATGAGCCGGGCGAGCTCAGGGAAACGAAAATCGTAGCAGATGCACAGGCCCATAGGGCCAAATTCTGTATCAAAGGTGGTCACTGCATTTCCGGGAGTGAGCGTGAGCGATTCCTGAAAGCACTGACCGCCTTTAATATTGATGTCAAACAGGTGCATTTTGCGGTGCTTGGCAATCTGGCGGCCGTTACGATCAAATACATAAGCAGTATTATAAATCTGTCCCTCGCAGCCGAGCTCTGGCATGGAGCCTGCCGACAAATAGATTTGGTGCCGGCGGGCCAGATCAGCGCAAAGCTGCCAGATGGCGCCGCCCTCCTTTTCCGCGTGTAGCGGGAAGCTTTGTACCTCATAGGGGCAGCAGAACATCTCGGGCAGGGCAATGAGATCGGCGCCCTGTGCAGCGGCCTGCGAAACGGCTTCTGACATATGGGCGAGGGTCTTGGCCTGATCGGGCCAGACGGGGAGCTGCAGCTGTGCGATGGTTAGGACAGAGGAGTTCATAGCGATGTACCTTCCTTGCGTTTTTATGACCAGTATAGCATAGGGAGGAGGGATTTTCCATCAGGGAAGTTGATAAAAAGTTGAAAATTCAAACCTATGCTGCGCCTTAAAAAGGAGGGATATGGTGAATACGATTTTGATTGTGGATGATGAAGCGGACATTGTTTCGATGCTGCAGGATTATTTTTTGTATAACGGATATCAGGTGATGACGGCAACAAGCGGCAGCGAGGCGATCCGTAAGGCGGCCAAGGAGCCGGATCTGATTTTGCTGGATATCAATATGCCGGACATAGATGGACTGCAGGTGTGCAGCCGGATACGGGAATTTGTAGGCTGTCCTATTTTGTTTCTGACGGCGCGCGTAGAGGACAGTGATAAGGTGAGAGGCTTTGCCAGCGGCGGGGATGATTATGTGATCAAGCCCTTTTCTTTAAGTGAGCTGGGAGCGCGTGTGGCCGCGCATCTTAGGCGGGAGCGCCGGAGAAATGAAAGGTCGAGGGTGTTTTTGGATGAGCAGCTGACGATTGATTATACGCAGAGGCGGCTGTACTGGCAGGAAACCGAACTGACGCTTGCGAAAAAGGAATTTGATATTATTGAGCTGCTTTCGGAGCATGCGGGACAGATTTTCAGTAAGGATAGAATCTATGAGATTGTTTGGGGGTACGACAGCGAGGGAGATGCCGGGGTTGTGGCGGAGCATATCCGGCGCATCCGGGCGAAGCTGGCGCAGATCGGGGCCAGACAATATGTAGAGACGGTTTGGGGAGTGGGATACCGATGGGCAAAATAAGAAAGGGCGCTTATAAAAAATCGATTAAAGCTGCTTTTATTGGTTATATGACTGGCTGCATAGCGGCGGCGCTGCTGTTTTCTCTGCTGCTTTCTAATATCTATCAGATGCTGCAGTCGCGCTTGTATGAGCCCTACCGAGCGCAGTACCAGTATGGGTATGTAGAGGAGGAGCTGGAGGACGGCCATATCATCGGGTACTATACGGAGGATTATCATGCGTATATGACGCCGTTTGAGCGCTGGGCTGACAAGGCGCTGAGCTTTATGAGTGTAGGCGCGTATCCGTTTTGCTTTGTCATTTGTATTATCCTTACTAGTATTTTATTTTATAAAAGGCAGATGCAGGAGCCTCTTAGGATCCTGGAGGATGCGGCAGGGCAGATTGCACGGGACAATCTGGATTTTAAAATTGTCTGTCAAAAGGAAAATGAGCTGGGGCAGCTCTGCAGCTCTTTTGAAAAGATGCGGGCAGCTTTAAAAGAAAGCAAGGAGGAAATGTGGCGGCAGATGGAGGAGCGAAAGCGTCTGAATGCGGCCTTTTCGCATGACCTCAGAACGCCGCTGACGGTTTTGAAGGGGCAGAGCGAGCTGCTGAAGGCATATGCGCCGCAGATGAGCATAGAGAAAATCACCGATACATCGGAGATGATGTACCGGCATATCGAACGGTTGGAGGCATATGTAAAAACGATGCGCGATCTGCAGCGGCTGGAGGATATTGAGATAGCAAGGCAGAAGACAGCTCTGAAAGCGCTGCAGGAGCAGGTGCAGGAAATGGGGCCGGCGATCTGCAGCCTCAAACGCTTTTCTTATCATCCTGTACAGGATCCGGAGACAGTCCTGTATGCCGACAGCCGAATTGTGCTACAAGTGCTGGATAATCTGCTGAGCAATGCGGTGCGTTTTGCGAAAAGTGAGGTGGAGGTATGCCTGCAATGTGAGGACGGATATCTGTATCTAACGGTTCAGGATGATGGGGAGGGCTTTGCAGCCAGTGATTTGGCAAATGCCACAAAGCCCTTTTATAAAACGGTGAGAGAGACGGATCATGAGCACTTTGGTATGGGGCTCAATATCTGCAAGGTGCTGACAGAAAAGCACGGCGGCTATATCCGGCTGAGCAATCAGGGCGGAGCACAGGTGCTGGCCGCTTTTAAGGTTACGTAAGCCGC
This genomic interval from Lachnospiraceae bacterium contains the following:
- a CDS encoding manganese efflux pump, with protein sequence MGIWELILIAVGLSMDAFAVSVCKGLSVSKIRMRHALTVGLYFGGFQALMPAIGYLLGTSFQQAIVSIDHWIAFLLLSAIGVNMIREACSKEEESVNDSFSVKTMIPLAVATSIDALAVGVTFAFLQVQIIPAVLLIGSITCILSMIGLKLGNVFGDRYQKKAELAGGIVLIGMGLKILLEHLGVL
- a CDS encoding transglycosylase domain-containing protein codes for the protein MANHTKGEPREMKLRHGIGILVLSVYGILIIITAFKCYRLYSHIAIEGQMIERIENIRKDPDYLILEEVPDYYIDALIQIEDERFYQHKGIDYLLLLKDMNPLKKWEHISITEQVIRNLYTDEKRGIAPRIVCCILAQNLEGSYTKQEILELYLNTQPFGKDCIGLAKASERYFHKPPAELSEEECRELLAHQCCPADRIKGMEKVEEGLSSGQSMRRQLEAWLYRMGLRWLQSMSMQ
- a CDS encoding carbon-nitrogen hydrolase family protein; this encodes MNSSVLTIAQLQLPVWPDQAKTLAHMSEAVSQAAAQGADLIALPEMFCCPYEVQSFPLHAEKEGGAIWQLCADLARRHQIYLSAGSMPELGCEGQIYNTAYVFDRNGRQIAKHRKMHLFDINIKGGQCFQESLTLTPGNAVTTFDTEFGPMGLCICYDFRFPELARLMTLQGARLLLVPAAFNMTTGPAHWELTFRSQALSNQIYAVGTAPSRDLSASYHSWGHSIIADPWGSVVSMLDEKEAMQLTRLDLSYTDQVREQLPLLRHRRTDLYSLHTHALQPAQPHSVQPGL
- a CDS encoding response regulator transcription factor, with protein sequence MVNTILIVDDEADIVSMLQDYFLYNGYQVMTATSGSEAIRKAAKEPDLILLDINMPDIDGLQVCSRIREFVGCPILFLTARVEDSDKVRGFASGGDDYVIKPFSLSELGARVAAHLRRERRRNERSRVFLDEQLTIDYTQRRLYWQETELTLAKKEFDIIELLSEHAGQIFSKDRIYEIVWGYDSEGDAGVVAEHIRRIRAKLAQIGARQYVETVWGVGYRWAK
- a CDS encoding HAMP domain-containing histidine kinase; this translates as MGKIRKGAYKKSIKAAFIGYMTGCIAAALLFSLLLSNIYQMLQSRLYEPYRAQYQYGYVEEELEDGHIIGYYTEDYHAYMTPFERWADKALSFMSVGAYPFCFVICIILTSILFYKRQMQEPLRILEDAAGQIARDNLDFKIVCQKENELGQLCSSFEKMRAALKESKEEMWRQMEERKRLNAAFSHDLRTPLTVLKGQSELLKAYAPQMSIEKITDTSEMMYRHIERLEAYVKTMRDLQRLEDIEIARQKTALKALQEQVQEMGPAICSLKRFSYHPVQDPETVLYADSRIVLQVLDNLLSNAVRFAKSEVEVCLQCEDGYLYLTVQDDGEGFAASDLANATKPFYKTVRETDHEHFGMGLNICKVLTEKHGGYIRLSNQGGAQVLAAFKVT